Proteins from one Caulobacter sp. 73W genomic window:
- the pnp gene encoding polyribonucleotide nucleotidyltransferase translates to MFDIKRKTIEWGGKTLVLETGRIARQADGAVLATMGETVVLATAVFAKTQKPGQDFFPLTVNYQEKTFAAGKIPGGFFKREGRPSEKETLVSRLIDRPIRPLFVKGFKNEVQVVVTVLQHDLENDPDILAMVAASAALTLSGAPFMGPIGAARVGYINGEYVLNPTLDELKESVMDLVVAGTNDAVMMVELEIKELTEEVVLGGVNFAHAQMQPVIDAIIELAEHAAKEPFDFTPEDTDAIKAEMKGLVGADIAAAYKIQKKQDRYEAVGAAKKKAIAAMGLSDTNPAGMDVNKLAGVFKELEADVVRRGILDTGLRIDGRTVDKVRPILGEVGILPRTHGSALFTRGETQAIVVATLGTGDDEQFIDALEGTYKESFLLHYNFPPYSVGETGRMGSPGRREIGHGKLAWRAIRPMLPAKEDFPYTIRLVSEITESNGSSSMATVCGSSLAMMDAGVPLVRPVSGIAMGLILENDGFAVLSDILGDEDHLGDMDFKVAGTSEGITSLQMDIKIAGITPAIMEQALKQAKAGRDHILGEMNKAMDAPRDSVGDFAPKIETISIPTDKIREVIGSGGKVIREIVEKTGAKVDISDDGTVKVSASEAAKIEAAVKWIKSITQEAEVGAIYDGKVVKVVDFGAFVNFFGAKDGLVHVSQISNERVSKPSDVLTEGQMVKVKLLGFDDRGKTKLSMKVVDQETGEDLSKKEEPKEDAEA, encoded by the coding sequence ATGTTCGATATCAAACGCAAGACCATCGAGTGGGGCGGCAAGACGCTCGTCCTCGAAACCGGCCGCATCGCCCGTCAGGCTGACGGCGCCGTGCTGGCGACCATGGGCGAAACCGTCGTCCTCGCCACCGCCGTCTTCGCCAAGACGCAGAAGCCGGGCCAGGACTTCTTCCCCCTGACGGTCAACTATCAGGAAAAGACCTTCGCCGCCGGCAAGATCCCGGGCGGCTTCTTCAAGCGTGAAGGCCGTCCGTCGGAAAAGGAGACCCTGGTCTCCCGCCTGATCGACCGTCCGATCCGCCCGCTGTTCGTCAAGGGCTTCAAGAACGAAGTCCAGGTGGTCGTCACCGTCCTGCAGCATGACCTCGAGAACGATCCCGACATCCTGGCCATGGTCGCGGCTTCCGCCGCCCTGACCCTGTCGGGCGCTCCGTTCATGGGCCCGATCGGCGCCGCGCGCGTCGGCTACATCAACGGCGAATACGTGCTGAACCCGACGCTCGACGAGCTGAAGGAAAGCGTCATGGACCTGGTCGTCGCCGGCACCAACGACGCCGTGATGATGGTCGAGTTGGAAATCAAGGAACTGACCGAAGAAGTCGTCCTCGGCGGCGTCAACTTCGCTCACGCCCAGATGCAGCCGGTGATCGACGCGATCATCGAGCTGGCCGAACACGCCGCCAAGGAGCCTTTCGACTTCACGCCGGAAGACACCGACGCGATCAAGGCCGAGATGAAGGGCCTCGTGGGCGCGGACATCGCCGCCGCCTACAAGATCCAGAAGAAGCAAGACCGCTATGAAGCCGTCGGCGCCGCCAAGAAGAAGGCGATCGCGGCCATGGGCCTGTCGGACACCAATCCGGCCGGCATGGACGTGAACAAGCTGGCCGGCGTGTTCAAGGAACTGGAAGCCGACGTCGTTCGTCGCGGCATCCTGGACACCGGCCTGCGCATCGACGGCCGCACCGTCGACAAGGTCCGTCCGATCCTGGGCGAAGTGGGCATCCTGCCCCGCACCCACGGCTCGGCCCTGTTCACCCGCGGCGAAACCCAGGCGATCGTGGTCGCCACCCTGGGCACTGGCGACGACGAGCAGTTCATCGACGCCCTGGAAGGCACCTACAAGGAATCCTTCCTGCTGCACTACAACTTCCCGCCCTACTCGGTGGGTGAGACCGGCCGCATGGGCTCGCCCGGCCGCCGCGAAATCGGCCACGGCAAGCTGGCCTGGCGCGCCATCCGTCCGATGCTGCCGGCCAAGGAAGACTTCCCGTACACGATCCGTCTGGTGTCGGAGATCACCGAGTCCAACGGTTCGTCCTCGATGGCCACGGTCTGCGGTTCGTCCCTGGCCATGATGGACGCCGGCGTGCCGCTGGTCCGTCCGGTCTCGGGCATCGCCATGGGCCTGATCCTGGAAAACGACGGCTTCGCCGTTCTGTCCGACATCCTGGGTGACGAAGATCACCTGGGCGACATGGACTTCAAGGTCGCCGGCACCTCGGAAGGCATCACCAGCCTTCAGATGGACATCAAGATCGCCGGCATCACGCCCGCCATCATGGAACAGGCCCTGAAGCAGGCGAAGGCCGGCCGGGACCACATCCTGGGCGAGATGAACAAGGCCATGGACGCTCCTCGCGACAGCGTCGGCGACTTCGCTCCGAAGATCGAAACCATCTCGATCCCGACCGACAAGATCCGTGAAGTGATCGGTTCGGGCGGCAAGGTGATCCGCGAGATCGTCGAGAAGACCGGCGCCAAGGTCGACATCAGCGACGACGGCACCGTGAAGGTCTCGGCCTCGGAAGCGGCCAAGATCGAAGCCGCCGTGAAGTGGATCAAGTCGATCACGCAGGAAGCGGAAGTCGGCGCGATCTACGACGGCAAGGTCGTGAAGGTCGTGGACTTCGGCGCCTTCGTGAACTTCTTCGGCGCCAAGGACGGCCTCGTCCACGTCAGCCAGATCAGCAACGAGCGGGTCTCCAAGCCCAGCGACGTGCTGACCGAAGGCCAGATGGTCAAGGTGAAGCTCCTGGGCTTCGACGATCGCGGCAAGACCAAGCTGTCGATGAAGGTCGTCGACCAGGAGACCGGCGAAGACCTGTCCAAGAAGGAAGAGCCGAAGGAAGACGCGGAAGCCTAA
- the rpsO gene encoding 30S ribosomal protein S15, with translation MSITAERKTALISEHGRTQGDTGSAEVQVAILSERIANLTEHFKTHKKDNHSRRGLLKLVSQRRSLLDHLKKSDEGRYSTLIEKLGLRR, from the coding sequence ATGTCGATCACTGCCGAGCGCAAGACCGCGCTTATCTCTGAACATGGCCGTACCCAAGGTGATACGGGCAGCGCTGAAGTCCAGGTCGCGATCCTCTCCGAGCGCATCGCCAACCTGACCGAGCACTTCAAGACGCACAAGAAGGACAACCACTCGCGCCGCGGCCTGCTCAAGCTGGTCTCGCAGCGCCGGTCGCTCCTCGACCACCTGAAGAAGTCTGACGAAGGTCGTTATTCGACCCTCATCGAAAAGCTGGGCCTGCGCCGCTAA
- the truB gene encoding tRNA pseudouridine(55) synthase TruB, translating into MARRKKGEAVSGWVNLDKPYDLGSTHAVSRVRRAFNAQKAGHAGTLDPLATGILPLALGEATKTVPFLMDADKTYRFVIEWGRTTATFDREGETTAQSDVRPTVEQVQAALPAFIGEIDQVPPAYSAIKVDGERAYDLAREGVEFELKTRKVNIYALSFVAAPDADHVELEMDCGKGTYVRAVVRDLAEALGTCGHVSQLRRTRVGAFTEETAISLETLENFDYDARLSEALLPVETALDDIPALAVTDEDAFRLAQGRPIVLVPRQVETLKAQLAQGDRTVSAMNGEKIVALCEMRAGRLNPVRVFQLT; encoded by the coding sequence ATGGCCCGCCGCAAGAAGGGCGAGGCCGTCTCCGGCTGGGTCAATCTCGACAAGCCGTACGACCTGGGATCGACCCACGCCGTCAGCCGGGTGCGCCGGGCGTTCAACGCCCAGAAGGCTGGTCACGCGGGCACCCTGGACCCCCTGGCCACCGGCATCCTGCCCCTGGCCCTGGGCGAGGCGACCAAGACCGTCCCGTTCCTGATGGACGCCGACAAGACCTATCGCTTCGTCATCGAATGGGGCCGCACGACCGCCACCTTCGACCGCGAGGGCGAGACCACGGCCCAGTCGGACGTGCGCCCCACGGTCGAGCAGGTGCAGGCCGCCCTGCCGGCCTTCATCGGCGAGATCGACCAGGTGCCCCCCGCCTATTCGGCGATCAAGGTCGATGGCGAGCGCGCCTATGACCTGGCGCGCGAGGGCGTGGAGTTCGAGCTGAAGACCCGCAAGGTCAACATCTACGCCCTGTCCTTCGTGGCCGCGCCGGACGCCGATCACGTCGAGCTGGAGATGGATTGCGGCAAGGGCACCTATGTCCGCGCCGTGGTTCGCGACCTGGCCGAAGCCCTCGGCACCTGCGGCCATGTCAGCCAGCTTCGCCGAACACGGGTTGGCGCGTTCACCGAGGAGACGGCGATATCGCTGGAAACTCTTGAGAATTTCGACTATGACGCGCGACTGTCGGAGGCATTGCTTCCGGTCGAGACCGCGCTGGACGACATCCCGGCGTTGGCCGTGACCGATGAAGACGCCTTCCGGCTTGCCCAGGGACGGCCGATCGTTCTCGTTCCCCGACAGGTAGAAACGCTGAAAGCCCAGCTTGCGCAGGGCGATCGCACCGTTTCCGCCATGAACGGAGAGAAGATCGTCGCCCTGTGCGAGATGCGCGCCGGACGGCTCAATCCGGTGCGGGTCTTCCAACTCACCTGA